A genomic window from Cloacibacillus evryensis DSM 19522 includes:
- a CDS encoding TIGR03960 family B12-binding radical SAM protein, with amino-acid sequence MQGAIEEEQLRKLLSSVKRPSRYIGGEWGSGPVKEGDGLVRICYAFPDLYDVGMSYLGFQILYPLTKSLPYADAERVYTPWPDMEAAMRDSGTPIWALESKRPLADFDVVGFTLQYELSYTNILTILDLAGIPFRSAERGEEHPLVVAGGIGALAPEPVAPFIDAFMVGDGEVLIPEVLKLLHELKGARRAEKLAALAGIEGVYVPALHDGTKKIRRRIAEDLDNAFYHTSMIVPNTGIVHDRVAVQVFKGCTRGCRFCQAGIIDRPLRERSAASVCEQVKGLLKTTGWEEVGLLSLATCDWSGLPEAMEQFAAMLADNQIKLSLPSLRVDAFSVNLAAGLESMRKGGLTFAPEAGTQRLRDVINKGVTDEAIDAALDETFSHGWDRVKLYFMMGLPTETDEDLAGILDICGRAAAIAKRHKRRGDVNASVAGFVPKAHTPFQWEAQATIEELRERGRRLKNSLRNRKISLSYHEPEQTFLEGVFARGDSRLADAVEEAWRRGARFDGWTEYFNFDRWMEVFADLKIEAASYTAARGLDDKLPWDHIDCGVTKEFLMSERAKALAAATTADCRNGCNGCGWQGRTKAKGCPHVEN; translated from the coding sequence ATGCAAGGAGCAATCGAAGAGGAACAGCTTCGCAAGCTGCTCTCCTCTGTAAAACGCCCTTCCCGCTATATCGGCGGAGAATGGGGAAGCGGTCCCGTCAAAGAGGGCGACGGGCTTGTGCGTATATGTTACGCCTTCCCGGACCTCTATGATGTCGGAATGAGCTACCTTGGCTTCCAGATACTCTATCCGCTGACGAAGTCGCTGCCCTACGCGGACGCGGAGCGCGTTTATACGCCGTGGCCGGATATGGAAGCGGCGATGCGGGATTCCGGCACGCCGATATGGGCGCTTGAAAGCAAGCGGCCGCTCGCCGATTTCGATGTCGTAGGATTTACGCTGCAGTACGAATTGTCATATACAAACATCTTAACGATACTCGATCTCGCGGGGATACCGTTCCGCTCAGCCGAACGCGGCGAAGAGCACCCTCTCGTCGTAGCCGGCGGCATCGGCGCGCTTGCTCCGGAGCCGGTAGCTCCTTTCATAGACGCTTTTATGGTCGGAGACGGAGAGGTACTCATTCCGGAGGTGCTGAAACTCCTCCATGAGCTCAAAGGCGCCAGGCGCGCCGAGAAGCTGGCGGCCCTCGCCGGTATAGAGGGGGTCTACGTTCCGGCGCTGCATGACGGGACCAAAAAGATCAGGCGCCGGATCGCCGAGGATCTGGACAACGCCTTCTACCACACCTCGATGATCGTGCCGAATACCGGCATCGTTCACGACCGTGTCGCGGTGCAGGTATTCAAAGGCTGCACGCGCGGCTGCCGTTTCTGCCAGGCCGGGATCATCGACCGCCCGCTGCGCGAGCGCAGCGCGGCCTCCGTCTGCGAACAGGTCAAGGGGCTGCTGAAAACGACGGGCTGGGAGGAGGTCGGCCTCCTCTCTCTTGCCACCTGTGACTGGAGCGGCCTCCCCGAAGCGATGGAACAATTTGCCGCGATGCTTGCGGACAACCAGATAAAACTGTCTCTGCCAAGCCTGCGCGTCGACGCTTTTTCCGTGAATCTGGCGGCGGGGCTCGAGTCGATGAGAAAGGGCGGTCTCACCTTCGCTCCCGAAGCGGGAACGCAGCGCCTCCGCGACGTCATAAATAAGGGAGTTACCGACGAGGCGATAGATGCGGCGCTCGATGAGACATTCTCCCACGGCTGGGATAGGGTAAAATTATACTTTATGATGGGGCTGCCGACGGAGACGGACGAGGACCTCGCGGGCATTCTCGATATCTGCGGCCGCGCGGCGGCGATCGCCAAGCGCCATAAACGGCGCGGCGACGTCAACGCCTCGGTTGCTGGCTTCGTGCCGAAGGCCCACACGCCCTTTCAGTGGGAGGCGCAGGCCACGATCGAAGAGCTCCGCGAACGCGGACGCCGGCTCAAAAATTCGCTGAGGAACAGAAAGATCTCATTGTCATACCATGAGCCGGAGCAGACTTTCCTCGAGGGGGTCTTCGCGCGCGGAGATTCGCGCCTCGCCGACGCCGTCGAGGAGGCGTGGCGGCGCGGAGCCCGTTTTGACGGCTGGACGGAATATTTCAATTTTGACCGCTGGATGGAGGTCTTTGCCGACCTGAAGATAGAGGCGGCCTCCTATACGGCGGCGCGCGGATTGGATGATAAACTGCCGTGGGACCATATCGACTGCGGCGTGACGAAAGAATTTCTGATGAGCGAGCGCGCCAAGGCGCTCGCGGCGGCGACCACCGCGGATTGCCGCAATGGCTGCAACGGCTGCGGCTGGCAGGGCCGCACGAAGGCGAAGGGGTGTCCGCATGTC